In Aspergillus oryzae RIB40 DNA, chromosome 6, one genomic interval encodes:
- a CDS encoding Hid1 family protein (proteins containing regions of low-complexity) produces the protein MGASESKLVFKQGIFRLSEEKDIPADDPYWARFWELPESTEDVFSLFTPADIRRTRDNALSNFETLLLSVTSRLSILKNHPSFPDPELAPDRDALNCIRILTRILPFVYEAEHLEDWEDKFFWGRRKKKTREAQVAAEILFDEAQAEEPRTSPGPNDYEEVKPLAEELIDTLVDLLFYTDFTIPKLPTTKSKVSYSIWQSGTIKYNPASWRVPYDHVVWKDPKQILVIYCLQFLLVLLLYPIPEDGRGAAPKNYYRHYFGRLHRPQDFQFLVDGMTRILNQPMQATNSYLPGSQKTVKWAPEMMMLFWEALQCNKRFRSFIIDSNRSHDFVILCIFYAIVYKSDPSQQGVVRMCIFITQTMSVEPNFGKSLNKKFEAQETLPQSIRIPGFRGSYADYLIMSVHTLITGSKGKLTAVYPALLAIINNIAAYVENLSPAACSKLLQLFSSMSAPSFLLANETNHALLSSVLESINALLEHQFTRNSFLVYAILKHRRRFEAVQEFTLESGQQEIERQSERRKSEGGSYDFVSSPVLSATEDDPHTASGARSPLGRIPEEHSPFAIGGDDSDDEREEQKTPAQSSPSVQSSRRPSISSAVDESVPLQLRGMSEKARGKMPAGQPSFSRQNSMTSQSSMSAAFPTAPNGFTPTVAWLESWLPDLPLHTILTIISAIMPHIPESALQSTSSPEARTLINNLPSFAEEPMIQSIISEPPPTRVHSFEWSALSMGWYESLLWGFIFSSEMVVGSASGATPGTVGVWNGTGVKLFKVQEAAAQGPTLLAPKGAVDAVGSNLVQRIGNLSLRRASTQDSQNSSRAPSVREV, from the exons ATGGGAGCTTCGGAGTCAAAGCTAGTCTTCAAGCAGGGAATTTTCCGTCTTTCAGAGGAGAAGGACATTCCTGCCGACGATCCGTACTGGGCCAGA TTCTGGGAGCTCCCAGAGTCCACCGAAGATGTCTTCAGTTTATTCACCCCCGCCGACATACGACGGACTCGCGATAACGCACTATCCAACTTTGAAACGCTATTGCTCTCTGTAACATCTCGTCTCAGTATATTAAAGAATCATCCCTCGTTTCCAGACCCTGAGCTTGCTCCCGACCGTGACGCCCTTAACTGTATTCGCATCTTGACCCGTATCCTCCCTTTCGTTTACGAAGCTGAGCACCTGGAGGACTGGGAGGACAAATTCTTTTGGGGTcgccggaagaagaagacaagagaagCACAAGTGGCAGCCGAGATACTCTTTGATGAGGCGCAAGCTGAGGAACCACGAACGTCGCCAGGGCCCAATGATTATGAAGAGGTGAAGCCTTTGGCTGAGGAATTAATTGATACACTTGTggatcttctcttctacacAGACTTCACCATTCCAAAGCTTCCGACGACCAAAAGCAAAGTGTCCTATTCAATATGGCAGAGCGGT ACCATCAAATATAACCCTGCTTCCTGGAGGGTGCCCTATGACCATGTTGTCTGGAAAGATCCTAAGCAAATATTAGTTATATATTGCTTGCAGTTTCTTTTGGTGCTCCTCTTATATCCAATCCCAGAAGATGGGCGCGGAGCTGCACCAAAGAATTACTACCGCCATTACTTCGGAAGGCTACATAGGCCGCAGGACTTTCAATTCCTCGTTGATGGCATGACCAGAATCTTAAATCAGCCA ATGCAGGCAACAAATTCCTACCTTCCCGGTAGTCAAAAGACTGTCAAGTGGGCACccgagatgatgatgctcTTCTGGGAAGCTTTACAATGCAATAAGCGATTTAGATCATTCATCATTGACTCTAACCGCTCGCATGACTTCGTCATTCTTTGTATCTTCTATGCTATTGTATACAAGTCTGACCCTTCACAGCAAGGCGTGGTCAGGATGTGTATCTTTATTACACAGACAATGAGCGTCGAACCCAATTTTGGAAAGAGTCTGAACAAGAAATTCGAAGCTCAAGAGACGCTTCCACAAAGCATTCGTATTCCTGGTTTCAGGGGATCTTATGCCGACTACTTGATCATG TCCGTTCATACCCTGATCACCggaagcaaaggcaaatTAACGGCTGTCTACCCTGCGCTGCTAgcaatcatcaacaacatagCTGCATACGTCGAAAACCTGTCCCCAGCTGCATGCTCCAAACTTCTGCAGCTCTTCTCGTCAATGTCTGCCCCCAGCTTCCTACTAGCTAACGAGACGAATCATgcccttctttcctcagtACTTGAGTCCATCAACGCGCTTCTCGAGCATCAATTCACCA GAAATTCATTCCTGGTTTACGCCATTCTTAAACATAGGAGACGTTTTGAGGCAGTTCAAGAATTTACGCTCGAGAGCGGACAGCAGGAGATAGAACGCCAAAGTGAGAGACGGAAGTCGGAAGGCGGGTCTTACGATTTTGTTTCCAGCCCGGTTCTGTCGGCGACGGAAGATGATCCTCACACAGCTTCTGGAGCGCGGTCGCCGTTGGGTCGCATTCCCGAAGAACACAGTCCGTTTGCAATTGGTGGGGATGATTCAGACGACGAgcgagaagagcaaaagaCGCCGGCCCAATCGTCTCCGTCTGTTCAGAGTTCTCGTAGACCTTCAATTTCATCTGCTGTCGATGAAAGCGTGCCCCTACAGCTACGGGGAATGTCCGAAAAAGCACGGGGCAAAATGCCTGCTGGACAGCCATCCTTTTCTAGGCAAAATAGTATGACTAGTCAGAGTAGTATGTCGGCGGCCTTTCCAACGGCTCCCAATGGTTTCACACCAACTGTAGCTTGG CTTGAGTCCTGGCTCCCAGACTTACCACTCCATACTATTCTTACTATCATTTCAGCCATTATGCCCCACATCCCTGAGTCCGCTTTACAAAGTACTTCTAGCCCGGAAGCTCGGACTCTAATCAACAATCTCCCCTCATTCGCGGAAGAACCAATGATCCAAAGTATCATCTCAGAGCCCCCTCCGACCCGTGTACATTCCTTTGAATGGTCAGCTCTTTCTATGGGCTGGTATGAATCCTTACTGTGGGGATTCATCTTCTCGAGTGAGATGGTCGTTGGCTCCGCTTCGGGCGCCACGCCGGGTACTGTTGGGGTGTGGAATGGAACCGGCGTCAAACTGTTCAAGGTCCAAGAGGCTGCAGCACAGGGGCCCACGCTGCTTGCTCCAAAGGGCGCTGTAGACGCTGTTGGCAGTAATTTGGTTCAACGAATCGGAAACCTGAGCCTCCGGAGGGCCAGCACGCAGGATTCTCAGAACAGTTCCAGGGCTCCATCTGTTCGGGAGGTCTGA
- a CDS encoding uncharacterized protein (predicted protein) gives MASLSAPSTPRAASSPVATSDESRTPGKWRHPQLNEIVRRQNAGTFGDSNIKRVLWNGAALLATWIFGNTFKSYSLRLEESSQYSTYPDLSLLVLQLIFVLNILVALYPLIRPKDNLSDIPLTPTQRALLGLDPSATAPPTPGSTYITPPKYRLSGSRAASPASRSASPLSTSASASGRRVSSGALFSPSTSPLLHKAVSNGGRENGRRPSFGSPSPLGRSSPFRESSFRESSFGSSMGPATPSPVGGKRVNLGLSNKWLYERSRRLSASNGSL, from the exons ATGGCTTCCCTATCCGCCCCCTCCACCCCTAGGGCAGCATCTTCGCCTGTAGCTACTTCAGACGAGTCTCGAACACCAGGAAAATGGCGACACCCACAGTTGAATGAAATAGTCCGGCGACAGAATGCTGGAACATTTGGAGATAGTAATATCAAAAGAGTTCTGTGGAATGGTGCCGCTCTGCTAGCAACCTGGATCTTTGGCAACACCTTTAAATCCTA TTCTCTTCGACTCGAAGAGTCCAGCCAGTACTCTACATATCCTGATCTTTCCCTGCTTGTGTTACAACTTATCTTCGTCCTCAATATCCTCGTGGCTCTATACCCTCTCATCCGCCCAAAGGACAACCTCTCCGATATCCCTCTCACTCCTACGCAACGCGCCCTCTTAGGACTTGATCCATCCGCCACAGCACCGCCGACGCCGGGATCTACATACATTACTCCACCCAAATATCGGCTCTCTGGATCGCGGGCAGCAAGTCCGGCTAGCAGAAGTGCATCGCCTTTGTCGACCAGCGCTAGCGCTTCTGGACGTAGGGTATCGTCGGGCGCATTGTTTTCGCCTTCTACTAGTCCATTGCTCCACAAGGCTGTTTCaaatggaggaagagaaaatggGCGGAGACCGAGTTTTGGCTCTCCATCACCTCTCGGTCGAAGCTCACCTTTTCGTGAATCAAGCTTTCGCGAATCAAGCTTCGGATCGAGTATGGGTCCTGCGACTCCGTCGCCAGTAGGGGGGAAGCGTGTCAATCTGGGTCTGAGCAACAAGTGGCTTTATGAGCGGAGCAGGCGCCTGTCAGCGAGCAATGGTAGTCTTTGA
- a CDS encoding uncharacterized protein (predicted protein), with the protein MASETSLVAKLDTLVADVLADWNIYTTLIAGTIITFLIYSFATSKEPDIHPFLLARQSTAFPVRQPGESAAYRSLETPHGFPLRSGLNVKDPGAPKWTAGRKGDLRDVWKTAVRGAAEDGKLSGKQGKIYTVLGRRAIEQSLEQVTQEINVIGSLLQSSKAKTVAVCLTDSVELLASIFAGAFYGFKVILIPHNLDPKDLSTLLQKSQADVLIAEAGALDLSLVAKSNEQLSQVIWVAKLGSRHMDWNDVPGDVKGTLEVAVWHEVVEEKKDLAGLDVPSWEPNSPSPSLTTVWPSATGPGEFIEYQPENLISAIAGLTYSLPRNERFNSSDLVLSTDSLSRSYPLCQVMAALYSNASVALNSVAGESVDFALATVGVSPTVVIASSRTMSDYHNKFMEPHSGIISSLARWFDVRKLDAGVMPSHGMFSQVANIGPMAELSLDKLRLLCISHRADADPNVRLTSGQLTDLKIFTGARVVYALTGPGVAGAVSQTNVFDYRRYQGQNHFGAPLSSVEIVLTGVSEDKENEGQITVSGPAVVLEKTTLTAQGRIRDDNTLELC; encoded by the exons ATGGCTTCGGAAACGTCGCTAGTGGCCAAGCTAGATACATTGGTCGCTGACGTCCTGGCTGACTGGAACATATACACGACTCTCATCGCGGGGACTATTATCACCTTTCTCATCTATTCGTTTGCTACGTCCAAGGAGCCAGACATTCACCCATTCTTGCTGGCCCGTCAGTCAACAGCCTTCCCCGTCCGTCAGCCTGGCGAATCTGCCGCCTACCGCAGCCTTGAGACCCCACACGGATTTCCCCTTCGGTCCGGACTGAACGTCAAAGACCCCGGAGCACCGAAATGGACCGCTGGACGAAAAGGTGACTTGCGCGATGTCTGGAAAACTGCTGTTCGTGGAGCTGCAGAGGACGGCAAGTTATCTGGTAAACAGGGAAAGATCTATACTGTGCTGGGAAGAAGGGCGATAGAGCAGTCGTTGGAACAAGTAACGCAAGAGATCAATGTCATTGGATCTCTCCTGCAATCCTCCAAGGCTAAAACAGTTGCCGTCTGTCTTACAGACTCGGTTGAGCTTTTGGCCTCAATATTCG CCGGTGCTTTTTATGGGTTTAAGGTCATCCTTATTCCTCACAACCTTGACCCTAAGGATCTATCTACCCTCCTGCAGAAATCTCAGGCAGATGTATTGATTGCGGAGGCTGGCGCGCTTGATTTGTCTCTTGTAGCGAAGAGCAACGAGCAACTCTCTCAGGTTATCTGGGTTGCGAAGCTTGGTAGTAGGCATATGGACTGGAATGATGTACCTGGTGACGTTAAAGGTACTTTAGAGGTTGCTGTCTGGCACGAGGTagtagaagagaagaaggacttggCTGGGCTTGATGTTCCCAGCTGGGAGCCGAATAGCCCCTCACCTTCCCTTACCACGGTTTGGCCATCCGCCACAGGACCAGGCGAGTTCATCGAGTATCAACCAGAG AACTTGATCTCGGCCATTGCTGGCTTGACTTATTCCTTACCTCGTAATGAGCGGTTTAACTCTAGTGATCTGGTGCTTTCGACTGACTCCCTCTCTCGCTCCTACCCATTATGCCAGGTCATGGCTGCTCTGTACTCGAATGCCTCCGTTGCACTGAACTCTGTCGCTGGGGAAAGTGTCGACTTCGCATTGGCTACCGTTGGAGTATCTCCGACTGTAGTTATTGCCTCATCTCGCACCATGTCCGATTACCACAACAAATTCATGGAGCCACACTCTGGTATCATTTCTTCCCTGGCTCGCTGGTTTGACGTGAGAAAGCTAGATGCTGGAGTCATGCCTTCTCATGGCATGTTCAGTCAGGTTGCCAACATTGGACCGATGGCTGAACTTTCACTCGACAAGCTTCGCCTCTTGTGTATCTCGCATCGTGCGGACGCCGATCCCAATGTTCGCCTTACCTCCGGACAGTTGACGGATTTGAAGATCTTTACTGGGGCTCGTGTGGTCTACGCCTTGACTGGTCCAGGCGTGGCCGGCGCTGTCTCTCAGACGAACGTGTTCGACTATAGGCGTTATCAGGGCCAGAACCACTTCGGAGCTCCTTTAAGTAGCGTTGAAATTGTTCTCACCGGTGTTTctgaagacaaggaaaacGAGGGACAG ATTACTGTTTCCGGCCCTGCCGTTGTCCTTGAGAAAACCACCCTGACGGCGCAAGGCCGCATCCGTGACGATAACACATTAGAGTTGTGCTAA
- a CDS encoding uncharacterized protein (predicted protein), producing the protein MAQNAIGRLFRGQSSSTLRQSIGTLTQTRCYSSKNAIPTFSPTSSAELDQALNRFREELFIPFGLGTQQRRLMFRQKYADRLEEEPVSVSVGEDEEPFLLRPMDPQSRPTKKEIVDVVTLMQTTKDWQNLIPFLSGLRMSHRVIKTDRWEWLVRRAGQADALGIILEAAKQSERTGLRLNNVNIVQRIFFELHRKAQRGEFKDPEVSKAFTLAKQFVSLMEAPEHIEHNLQLDPKRKPFVIGTLLELSAARAINELGGNDEGDLVRSYAQRLLGSWSFGNFSRDTKNWHEVDHVLQKIVPIYNGMKLALKVNGISNDKSVAPGLKTRVNELGTLIANQKKAAPEKAVQRPTSGLEQSHLLHQA; encoded by the exons ATGGCGCAAAACGCCATTGGAAGGCTCTTCCGCGGCCAAAGTTCCAGCACCCTCCGTCAATCCATTGGCACTCTCACACAGACGCGTTGCTATTCCTCGAAAAATG CCATCCCGACCTTTTCCCCGACTTCCTCCGCCGAGCTGGACCAGGCCCTCAACCGTTTCCGCGAAGAACTCTTCATACCGTTCGGACTAGGCACGCAGCAAAGGAGGTTAATGTTTCGTCAGAAGTATGCCGACCGTCTGGAGGAGGAGCCCGTCAGCGTATCCGttggcgaggatgaagagccATTCCTGCTCCGCCCTATGGACCCGCAATCAAGGCCAacgaagaaggaaatcgTGGATGTTGTCACACTCATGCAGACGACAAAGGATTGGCAGAACTTGATCCCTTTCTTGTCCGGATTACGGATGTCACATCGTGTCATTAAGACCGACCGTTGGGAGTGGTTGGTGCGCCGGGCTGGCCAGGCTGATGCTCTTGGTATTATTCTCGAAGCCGCGAAGCAGAGCGAGCGGACTGGTCTTCGTCTCAACAATGTGAATATTGTACAGCGCATTTTCTTCGAACTCCACCGCAAGGCCCAAAGAGGGGAGTTCAAGGATCCCGAGGTGTCGAAGGCTTTCACATTGGCGAAGCAATTTGTCTCCCTGATGGAAGCCCCCGAACACATCGAACATAACCTCCAGCTGGACCCTAAGAGGAAGCCATTTGTCATTGGTACCCTGCTTGAGCTCAGCGCTGCTCGTGCCATTAACGAGCTTGGTGGCAACGATGAAGGTGACCTGGTCCGTTCCTATGCTCAACGTCTCCTGGGCAGCTGGTCTTTTGGTAACTTCAGTCGTGACACTAAGAATTGGCACGAAGTTGACCACGTGCTGCAAAAGATCGTGCCCATCTACAACGGTATGAAGCTTGCCCTCAAAGTCAACGGCATTTCAAATGATAAGTCTGTCGCTCCGGGCTTGAAGACACGCGTGAATGAGCTGGGAACTTTGATTGcgaaccagaagaaggcTGCACCCGAGAAAGCTGTGCAACGGCCAACGTCGGGTCTTGAGCAGAGTCACCTTTTGCATCAGGCTTAA
- a CDS encoding mitochondrial 54S ribosomal protein bL19m (predicted protein) encodes MATFSPILRQLGCLRSIAKPQSLVSSQIARRSLTTVYTPKQEPVPLPSKLPKSFLSQIPPRQQPTNGRKKLKVYPAPPSSRTVCKDPVAAVTESQLTALDPTGERKALFDYRRNPRSVKVGDILRVTFKNGDPFSGVCLSIRLRGIDTTFLLRNELTRVGVEMWVKVFSPNVESVEIVQRTEKRKRRARLYYMRQPRHDMRSVENIVSNYLRQKSALSGQRGQGGRGRGQKRRR; translated from the exons atggcgaCCTTTTCACCAATCCTGCGGCAGCTGGGCTGCTTAAGGTCTATCGCGAAGCCCCAGTCATTGGTGTCGTCCCAAATCGCTCGCCGATCTCTCACGACTGTGTACACTCCGAAACAAGAGCCCGTACCTCTTCCGAGCAAATTGCCCAAGTCGTTCCTTTCTCAAATACCTCCTCGCCAGCAGCCTACCAATG GCCGCAAGAAGCTCAAAGTCTACCCGGCTCCGCCTTCAAGCCGCACGGTTTGCAAAGACCCCGTGGCAGCAGTGACAGAATCTCAATTGACAGCCCTTGATCCCACTGGTGAACGCAAAGCACTTTTCGACTACAGAAGAAACCCACGTAGCGTGAAGGTCGGCGATATTTTGCGCGTGACCTTTAAGAACGGTGACCCATTCTCCGGCGTTTGTCTTAGCATTCGTCTGCGCGGCATTGACACTACGTTCCTGCTTCGTAATGAGCTCACTAGAGTCGGTGTTGAGATGTGGGTGAAGGTTTTCAGTCCCAACGTTGAAAGCGTGGAAATCGTACAGAGGacagagaagaggaagagaagagccaGGTTGTACTACATGAG ACAACCCAGACACGATATGCGCAGCGTTGAGAACATCGTCTCGAACTACCTCCGACAGAAGTCTGCTCTTTCTGGCCAGAGAGGACAGGGAGGACGCGGTCGTGGACAGAAACGGCGTCGTTAA
- a CDS encoding HET domain-containing protein (predicted protein): protein MFDNMPPYNYTPLPPGQNTIRMLRLLPHKDRTAPIKCELIEHPLKERKGQAYEALSYVWGSTENPSSIYVNSYALEVTSNLHAALSRLRYQRFSRLLWVDAICIDQKSNVEKEQQIQLMANIYGKAENVIVWLGEEENDSTLTLARLQVAAEGESLLVDFNDTALIALLERPWFRRVWVCAA from the exons ATGTTTGACAACATGCCTCCCTATAATTATACACCACTGCCGCCGGGACAGAACACCATTCGCATGCTTCGCCTATTACCGCACAAAGACCGGACTGCTCCAATTAAATGTGAGCTCATTGAGCACCCTCTCAAAGAACGCAAGGGGCAAGCCTACGAAGCCCTATCGTATGTTTGGGGTTCCACAGAGAATCCCTCCTCGATATATGTCAACAGCTACGCCTTGGAAGTCACGTCCAACTTGCATGCCGCGCTGTCGCGCCTTCGATATCAACGGTTTTCGAGACTGCTGTGGGTCGATGCTATATGTATTGACCAAAAAAGCAATGTagagaaagagcagcagATTCAATTGATGGCTAATATCTATGGAAAAGCTGAAAATGTTATCGTTTggcttggagaagaggagaatgataGCACTCTGACGCTGGCGAGGTTACAAGTTGCTGCGGAAGGCGAGAGTCTGCTGGTAGACTTCAACGATACAGCACTTATAGCACTCTTAGAACGTCCTTGGTTCCGACGGGTATGG GTGTGCGCGGCATAG